The proteins below are encoded in one region of Hordeum vulgare subsp. vulgare chromosome 3H, MorexV3_pseudomolecules_assembly, whole genome shotgun sequence:
- the LOC123439524 gene encoding UDP-glycosyltransferase 75C1-like — protein sequence MPAMVAQEVERVGEAPHFLVVTYPAQGHINPARHLALRLLRAAPGARVSFSTAVSACRKMFPEDNVDAAAMDHVDGTGVRYVPFSDGFDDGFDWSAHDSTDYMSNLKVVGARTLGGVLARLRDAGTPVTQVVYTVLLSWVAGVARGHGVPAAAYWIQPATVLASYFHFFRGTDGLDQAVAAAASDPWADVRVRGLPPMRVRDLPSFFTITSDDHPHAFVLTAFRELLDVLGREDMPTVLANTFDAMESDAVATLRQHGIDVVPIGPVLSFLGTSAASANNNNDLFKEDGKGYLDWLDAQEAGSVVYISFGSLSTMSKRQIAEVARGMAESGRPFLWVLRKDNRGEVDGDDLCTGGGMVVEWCDQGKVLSHPAVGCFVTHCGWNSTLESVACGVPIVGVPQWTDQGTNAWLVERKLATGVRAAVSEKDGVLEADELRRCIGFATSDVVRAKAALWREKARAAAAVGGLSERNLRAFVAGNR from the coding sequence ATGCCGGCCATGGTGGCGCAGGAGGTTGAGCGCGTGGGGGAGGCGCCGCACTTCCTCGTGGTCACGTACCCGGCGCAGGGCCACATCAACCCGGCGCGCCACCTCGCGCTGCGCCTGCTCCGCGCCGCGCCGGGCGCCCGCGTCTCCTTCTCCACGGCCGTCTCCGCCTGCCGCAAGATGTTCCCGGAGGACAACGTGGACGCGGCGGCGATGGACCACGTCGATGGCACCGGCGTCCGCTACGTGCCCTTCTCCGACGGTTTCGACGACGGCTTCGACTGGTCGGCGCATGACAGCACGGACTACATGTCCAACCTGAAGGTCGTGGGGGCCCGCACGCTGGGCGGCGTGTTGGCGCGCCTCCGCGACGCCGGCACCCCCGTCACGCAGGTGGTGTACACGGTGCTCCTCTCCTGGGTAGCCGGCGTCGCGCGCGGACACGGCGTTCCTGCCGCGGCCTATTGGATCCAGCCGGCCACCGTGCTCGCctcctacttccacttcttccgagGCACCGACGGCCTCGACCAAGCCGTCGCCGCCGCGGCGAGCGACCCGTGGGCGGACGTCCGCGTCCGGGGGCTCCCGCCGATGCGCGTGCGCGACCTGCCGTCGTTCTTCACCATCACCTCCGACGACCACCCCCACGCCTTCGTCCTCACCGCGTTCCGCGAGCTCCTCGACGTGCTGGGCCGCGAGGACATGCCCACCGTGCTCGCCAACACGTTCGACGCCATGGAGTCTGATGCAGTGGCGACGCTGCGCCAGCACGGCATCGACGTCGTCCCCATCGGTCCCGTGCTCTCCTTCCTGGGCACATCGGCGGCGtcggccaacaacaacaacgacctgtTCAAGGAGGACGGCAAGGGGTACCTTGACTGGCTGGACGCGCAGGAAGCGGGGTCGGTCGTCTACATCTCCTTCGGGAGCCTGTCGACGATGAGCAAGCGGCAGATCGCGGAGGTGGCGCGCGGCATGGCGGAGAGCGGCCGGCCGTTCCTGTGGGTTCTGAGGaaagacaaccgcggcgaggtCGACGGCGACGACTTGTGCACCGGCGGGGGCATGGTGGTGGAGTGGTGCGACCAGGGGAAGGTTCTCTCGCACCCGGCGGTGGGGTGCTTCGTGACGCACTGCGGTTGGAACTCGACGCTGGAGAGCGTGGCGTGCGGCGTGCCGATCGTGGGAGTGCCGCAGTGGACGGACCAGGGCACCAACGCGTGGCTGGTGGAGCGGAAGCTTGCCACCGGGGTCAGGGCCGCCGTGAGTGAGAAGGACGGCGTGCTGGAGGCCGACGAGCTACGGAGGTGCATCGGCTTCGCCACGTCGGATGTGGTGCGCGCCAAGGCGGCGCTGTGGAGGGAGAAGGCGCGGGCGGCAGCGGCCGTGGGCGGCTTATCCGAGAGGAACCTCAGAGCGTTCGTTGCCGGCAACCGGTAG